DNA sequence from the Streptomyces tsukubensis genome:
CTGGCCTTGCGCGACCACGCCTGGACCGACCGCGCCGAAGTGGTCCGCGGCGATGTCACCGACGCTGCGTCCGTCGCCGCCGCCATGGACGGCATCGACGTCGCGTACTACCTCGTCCATGCGCTGGGGACCGGCAAGGGATTCGAGGAGACCGACCGCCGCGCCGCACGGATCTTCGGCGAACAGGCCCGCGCTGCGGGCGTCCGGCGCATCGTCTACCTCGGCGGGCTCACCCCCGCCGGGGTCCCGGAGCGGGAACTCTCCCCGCATCTGCGCTCCCGCGCCGAAGTCGGCCGCATCCTCCTGGACTCCGGCGTCCCCACCACCGTCCTGCGGGCCGCCGTCATCATCGGCTCGGGCTCCGCCTCCTTCGAGATGCTCCGCTATCTCACCGAACGGCTGCCGGTCATGATCACCCCCCGCTGGGTCCGCACCCGGATCCAGCCCGTCGCCGTCCGCGATGTGCTGCGCGCGCTCACCGCGAGCGCCGACATGCCCCCGGACATCAACCGGACCTTCGACATCGGCGGCCCGGACGTCCTGACGTACCGCGAGATGATGCTCCGTTACGCGGCGGTCGCCGGACTCCCGCGGCGGCTGATCCTGCCCGTCCCCGTCCTCACCCCCAGGCTCTCGGCGCTCTGGGTCGGGCTGGTCACCCCCGTCCCCGGCGCGCTCGCCCGCCCGCTGGCCGAGTCGCTCCGCCACGAGGTGGTGTGCCGGGAGAACGACATCGCCCGCCATGTCCCCGAGGTGCCGGGACACCCGCTGGACTTCGACACCTCGGTGGCGCTGGCGCTGCGCCGCGTACGGGAGGCCAGGGTCACCACCCGCTGGTCCTCCGCCTCGGTACCGGGCACCCCCAGCGATCCGCTGCCCACCGACCCCGACTGGGCGGGCGGCAGCCTCTACACCGACGAACGGGAACGGACGGTGGACGCACCCGTCGAAGAGCTGTGGCGGGTCGTCGAGTCCATCGGCGGCGACAACGGCTGGTACTCCTTTCCGCTCGGCTGGGCCGTCCGCGGCCAAATCGACCGGCTGGCGGGCGGTGTCGGACTCCGCCGGGGCCGCCGGGACGCCACCAGGCTGCGGATCGGTGACTCCCTCGACTTCTGGCGGGTGGAGGAGATCGAACCGGGCAGCCTGCTGCGGCTCCGCGCCGAGATGCGGCTGCCCGGTCTGGCCTGGCTGGAGCTGCGCTGCGAACCGCTGGGGGAGCGGCGGGCCCGCTACCGGCAGCGGGCCCTCTTCCATCCGCACGGACTGCTCGGGCAGGCGTACTGGTGGAGCGTCGCGCCCTTCCACGCGTTCGTCTTCGGCGGAATGGTCCGCAACATCACCCGCGCCGCGGCCGCCGGAGCGGGCGAGCCGGAGCGGTCCGACGACGCCCGGAAGACCGGGCGGGCCGCCGATCGGGGGACCCCGCCCTCCACACACTGAGACAGCGACGCAAATCACCCCATACGGTGATGGAATTGTCGATCATGGTTTGTCAGGGTCGGGCCATGAAAATCCACTCCAGGCTCCGTGCCTGCGCCGCGGCGGCCGCCGCGCTGCTCACGGCCGTCGCAGCCCTGTCGGCGGCGGGCAGCGCGGCCGCCGCACCCGAACCCGGGCTGCCCGCCAACGGCATCACGAGCGCCGACCCCGCGCCCTTGCGGAAGACGTCCGCGCCCATCCCCGGCCAGTACATCGTGACGCTGCACAAGGGAACGAAGCCGGGCGCCTTCGTCAAGCAGACGCTGCCCGGCCTCAAACCGCTCTTCACCTATGCGGCGGTACTGAACGGCTTCGCGGCCAAACTCACCCCCGCACAGCTCAGGGCCGTACGGGCCGTACCGGCCGTCAAGGTGGTCGAGGAGGACGGCACCGCCTCCGCCCGCCCCGTCACCTCCCGGCAGGACCGCTTCCAGGCCTTCAGCTGGGGCCTCGACCGGATCGACCAGCCGTACCTCCCGCTCAACCAGAAGTTCAACATCGAGGGCACCGGGGTCGGTGCCACCGCCTATATCGTCGACACGGGCATCGACTACAGCCATCCCGAGTTCGGCGGCCGGGCCGTCCCCGGCTTCGACGCCGTGAACGACGGCCGCAACGGCCAGGACTGCAACGGCCACGGCACCCATGTCGCGGGCACGGTCGGCGGCACCGACTTCGGCGTCGCCCGCCAGGCGAAGCTGGTCAGTGTCCGTGTCCTCGGCTGCGACGGCAGAGGTCCCTGGTCGGGAATCATCGCGGGCTTGGACTGGGTCGCGCAGAACGCCCGCCGGCCCGCTGTCATCAATGCCTCCCTCGGCGGCGACCGCAACCAGGCCGTCAACAACGCGGTCACCAACATCGCGCTGCGGGGGACCCTTCCGGTCGTCGCGGCGGGCAACGACGCCCGCGACGCCTGTGACGTCTCACCCGCGAGCGCCCAGCGCACGGTCACCGTCGGAGCGACCGACCACCTCGACAAGGAGACCGACTTCAGCAATTTCGGTCCCTGCCTGTCGCTCTACGCCCCCGGCAAGGCCATCTTCTCGGCCAAACTGGGCGGCGGCAGCATCGCGCTGGACGGTACGTCGATGGCCAGCCCCCACGTCGCCGGGGTCGCGCTCCTCTACCAGGCCGCCAACCCCGCGGCCACCCCGGAGCAGATCGCGGACTGGCTGGTCCTGCAGTCCACCAAGGACATCCTGACGGTCAGCAAGACGTCGCCCAACCGTCTGCTGTACACCGGCGGTCTGTAACCGCCGACGCGACCGGCCCACCGCGCCGGGGCCGTCACCCCGCTCCGCTCGGCGCGGGCGGCGGCTCCGGTACCGGGCTGGTCGTCGGCCGGGTCGGGGCGAGGTCGACGGCCAGCTCGCAGCCGGCCGGTTCCCTGGCTCCGTCCGTGCCGGTGACGACCACCCGGGCCCGGCCGTTCCGGTCCCTCGTGTACGCCATGGTGCACACCAGCTGCTGTACGGCGGTGTCGTCGAGGTTCCGCACGGGAACGGGCAGATCGACGCCGAGCATGCCGTTCTCCGTCTCCCGGGGCGTCCCGGGCCGTACCTTCGGAAGCGCGGTGGACAGGCCGGTGGCGCGATCCGTCGCCGACGGGCCCGCGAGCAGGTCTTCGACGGCTTCCGCCAGCAGAACGGGCGTCGGAACTCTGTTCGTGAACGGATCGCGTACCCGCAGCACGGGAACCGGGCGGCCCGTGGGGGACAGGAAGAAGAGCATCTTCCAATCCTGCGGCCGGGCCCCGAGCGCGAAGACCGCGGGACCGCCCGCCTCGACAGGTTCCGTGGCGCCGACTCCGCAACCCGTGAGCAGTACGGCGGCCACCGCCGCCGCGCAGGCTCGCCGTCCGCCGCGTACCGCCGGACCTCTCCCGGTCATGTCTCCTCCTCCGGGGCCCGCCCGCGCGGTCCGCCGTCGAGGGGCAGCGCGACCGTGAAGACGGCGCCCCGCCCGCCGGGTGCGTTGGCGGCCCGGATCGTACCCCCGTGCAGTGCGACGTTCTCCGAGGTGATGGCCAGCCCCAGCCCGCTGCCCGCCGACCGGGTCCGGGCCTGGTCCGCCTTGAAGAAGCGGTCGAAGACGTACGGCAGCACCTCCGGCCGGATCCCGGGGCCGCCGTCGGTGACCTCGGCAACCAGCAGCGGACTGCCGTCGTCGGCCGTGCCCCGGCGCAGTGTCACCGTCACCGGGTCCCCGCCGTGCCGCAGCGCGTTGCCGACCAGATTGGCCATCACCACGTCGAAGCGGCGCGGGTCGAGCCGGGCCCGGATCCCGTCCGGGAGCTCCGTGCCGACCCGGCCGGTCCAGTGCCGGATCGCCAGGGTGCGGCGGATGGTCTCGGCGACGTCGACCTCGTCCGTGTTGAGTTCGGCCGCGCGGGCGTCGAAGCGGGAGATCTCCATCAGATCCTCGACCAGTACGGCCAGCTTCTCCGTCTCGGTGCTGATCAGCCGCACCGCACGGGCCGTATCGGGGTCGAGACCGGCCGTGGCCGCGTCCTCGTCCAGCAGCTCGGTGACCGCGAGCATTCCCGCCAGCGGAGTGCGCAGTTCATGGGAGACGTCGGACGCGAAGCGGCGGGCGCGTGCCTCCGCCTCGCGCAGTCCGGTCACCGACCGTTCCAGCTCGGCCGCCGTATCGTTGAAGGTCCGGGCGAGGTCCGAGAGTTCGTCGCCGCCCCGGACGGCGATCCGGGTGTCCAGTCTGCCGCTGCCCATGCTGAGGGCGGCCCGCCGCAGCTCCCGCACCGGACGCAGGACGCTGCGGGCCGCCAGCAGGGCGGGTATCAGCGCGATCGCCAGCCCCGGGACTGCGCCGTTGCGGGCGGCGGTGACCAGGGCGTCGACCTGCGCCCCCTCCTCCTCCAGCGGAACGACGGCATAGAGCACCATGCCGGTGTCGAGGCCGGTGTCCAGCAGGCCCATCCGCAGCACCATGGGCATGGCGATGACGAGATACGGCACCCCGTTCTTGACGACCCGCTGGAAGCTGCCGGTGGGACGGTCCGCCGCCTGCCGCCGGAGTTCGTCGGTGATCACCGTGGAGACGGGGCTCGTTCCCGACGATTCGCGCACCGTCGTCCCGTACTCGGCGAAGACGTGCCAGTGGCGGGGCTTCCCCCGCCGCGCGAAGCCCTCCAGCCGTCCTTTCAGATCGTCGGGACCGGGGGGCAGGTCGTATGCGGACTCGCTGACCACTTCGCGGAAGCTGGACACGGCGAGGTCCTGGGACGCCTGGAGCACCGAGTTGCGTGCCTCGCGGTAGGTGAGCGTGGCGGTCGATCCCGCGGTGACGGCTGCGACCAGCAGAAACGCAAACACCATCCGGGTCCGGAGCCCCAGGGACGAGCGGTGGGCCCGCCGCCGGGAACCGGCCGCCGCACGGGTCTGCCCCGCCGCAGGGGCGGATCCGTGCGGCGGCCCGTTCTCGCGGACCCGGCGCCGCAGCAGGCGGCCCGTACCCGAATGCCGTCCTCCGGCCCCCGTAACGCTTCGTCCATCCGCCCCGCCGGTACGTTTCCGCAGTCGGGATACGACCCCGCTCACAGCGGGCCGAAGCGGTAGCCGAAGCCCCGCAGCGTCTGGATGTAGCGGGGCGAACCCGGCACATCCTCTATCTTGTTGCGCAGCCGCCGCACACAGGCGTCCACCAGCCGGGCGTCCCCGTGGTAGCCGTGCTCCCACACCTGCTCCAGCAACTGCTGGCGGCTGAACACCTGCTCCGGTGCCGCGCTCAGATACAGCAGCAGCTTCAGCTCCGACGGCGCCAGCGCCAGTTCCTGCCCGCACTTGGTGACGGTCAGCCCCGAACGGTCGAGGGCCAGATCGCCGTGCCGCTCCACCGTCGGCCGGCCGGCGCCCGGCTCTTCGATCCGCCGCAGCACCGCCCGGATCCGGGCTTCGATGACCTCCGTACGGGCCGGTTTGACGATGTAGTCGTCGGCGCCCGCCTCCAGCCCGATGACGATGTCGAAATCGTCACCGCGAGCGGTCAGCATGATGATCGGCAGCTGGCCGGCCTCCCGGATCCGGCGGCACACCTCCACCCCGTTGACCCCGGGCAGCATCAGGTCCAGCAAAACCAGATCCGGCCGGAACTCCGGCAGCGCCGCGAGCCCCTCCTCGCCGGTGGCCGTCGCCGTGACCTCGTGGCCGCGGCGCCGCAGCCCCAGCTCCACCCCCTCACGGACCGACGGATCGTCTTCGATCAGCAGTACGCGTGGCATCACACCCCTCTTTCCCCAGCGTTCCCCAGTGTTTCCCCGGTTCGCTCCCGCGGTCAGCCGCGCGCGGGACGCCTGCGCAGTCGTCGTACGGCACCGGAGACGGCGGCGTCGAGTTCGGTGAGCCGCAGCGGCCGGGCGAGGGCCGCGAAGACCACTCCGACCACCAGGGCACCCGCCGCGCCCGCCGCCGGAGCCCCCGCCGCTCCGCCCGTCACCCGGGCCGTCACGTAACCGAGACCGGCGGCCGGTACCGCCGCCACCAGCAGCCTGGCCACCGCCCCCGCGGACGCCGAGCGCCACAGCGGCTCCGGACGGCGGCGCCGCGACCGGCGGCCGTGCCGGCCCCGCTGCCCCGGCACCGTCGCCGACGGCGGCGGCAGCAGCCTGCGCCGCAGCACCAGCGCCGTCACCACCCAGCCCGCGAACAGCGCCACCGAGTACGCCCCGGCCAGCCCGGTGACCACCCAGCGCGCGGGCAGCAGCCAGTACGCCGTCACCGCGAGCCCCGCGTTCACCGCCACGATCACCAGATTGAGGAAGAACGGGGTCCGGGTGTCGGAGAGCGCGTAGAACGCCCGCGACAGCACGTACTGCCCGGAGAAGGCGATCAGCCCCGGAGCGAAAGCCATCAGGATGCCCGCCATCAGCGCCACATCACCCGGATCGGTCTGCCCGTACCCGTACACCACCGTCATCACCGGCTGCGCCAGCGCCAGCAGGGCACAGGCGGCGGGCACGATCATCGACGCGCTCGTCCGCAGGGCATAGGAGACGTCCCGGCGCACCGCCAGGGGATCGCCGTCGGCCGCAGCCCGGCTCATCCGCGGCAGCAGCGCGGTCACCAGGGAGACCGTGATGATGCCGTGCGGCACCGCCCAGAGCGTATAGGCGTTGCTGTACGCGCTGAAGCCCGCACCGCCGTCGATGCCCAGCTCCGCGGCCCGCCGCCCGGCCGCCGTCGCCAGCCGCGTCACGACCCAGTAGGCGGCCTGGTTGGACAGGACCAGCAGCACCAGCCAGCCCGCGGCACGCAACGGCCGGGTCAGCCCGCTGCCCCGCCAGTCGAACCGCGGCCGCCAGGAGAAACCCGCGCGGCGCAGCGACGGGGCGAGCGCCAGAGCCTGTACGGCGATGCCCGCCGTGGTGCCCCAGCCCAGCAGCGCCCGCTCCGCGGAGCTGAGCGCGCCGCCGTCACCGACCACCAGATACAGCCCGAACACGGAGATGACGACGATGTTGTTGAGGACCGGCGTCCACATCATCGCGCCGAACCTGCCGCGGGCATTGAGCACCTGCCCGAGCACGGTGAACACCCCGAGGAAGAAGATCTGGGGCAGGCAGTAGCGGGCGAAGGCCACCGTCATCTCCGCCTGCGCACCGCTGTAGCCCGTGTACAGCTCCACGATCTGCGGGGCGGCGGCGACCGCCGCTCCGGTGATCACCAGCAGGGCGACGGCGCACACGGTCAGCAGCCGCTGGGTGTACGCGATACCGCCGTCCGCGTGCTCCTTCGCGGCCCGCACCAGCTCGGGCACGAAGACGGCGTTGAGGGCCCCGCCGACCAGCAGCATGTAGAGGATCATCGGCACGGCGTTGGCCACCGCATAGCCGTCGGCGGTCAGCCCGATGCCGAGGGCGGCGGCGACGACCGCCGAGCGGACGAAACCGGTGGCCCGGGAGACGATCGACCCGGCGGCCATCAGGGCGCCGCTGCGCGCGACCGAGGCGGCCTTCTGCTCCCCGGCCCCCGGCTCCGCGGGCGCGGTGGCCGCGGGCGCCGGACTCAACGGCGTGCCAGATATGCCTGGAACGCCCGGTACAGCGCGTGGTTGGTGGCCCCGCCCAGCGGTTTCTCCCATTCCCCCAGCGTCTCCACAACATGCCCCCCGGTGCCGAGCTTCCAGCGCAGAAGCCCGTACGAACGGTCCGAGGGGTCGAGTGTGGAGGGTACCCCGCGCATGTCGTACACCTGTGCGCCGCAAGCGTGGGCGTCCATCAGCATCCGCCACTGGAGCGCGTTCGACGGCCGGACCTCGCGGCGGTGGTCGGCGGAGGCGCCGGTCTGGTACCAGACCCGCCGTCCCACGGTCACCATGGTGTGCGCGGCCAGGATCTCGCCCCGGTGCCGGGCCAGACAGAGCTTCATCCGGCCCGGCTCCTCGGCGTTCAGGGCCGCGTACTGACGCTGGTAGTACGCCAGGGAGCGGCCCAGCCGGAAACCGTCGCGCCGTTCGGTCACCTCAAGCAGCCGGAAGAAGTCGGGCAGCTCGGCCGCGCTGCCGACGACCACCTCCACACCCTCCTTGCGGGCCCGCCGCACATTGCGCCGCCACTCCTGGTTGAGCCCGTCCCACAGCTCCTCCGGGGACCGCCCGGCGAGCGGCACCCGGAAGACGTGACGCGGCTGGGCATCGCCGTCGTCGGCACCGCCGCAGCGCCGCCAGCCCCGGGCGCGCAGCCGCTCCGCCACGGCCGTACCCAGCGGATCGACCTCGCAGTCGAGGACGTCGGCCAGCCTCCGGCCCGGCCCCGTACCCGCTTTGAGGGCCCCGCCCCGCCAGGTCCGGTAGGCGGGGGAGGGGCCGATACGCACCGCGAAGACACCCGCGCCGCGGAGATGCTCCAGCAGCGGTTCGAGCCAGGCGTCCGGCTCCGGGTCCGACCAGTCGACCACCGGCCCCTCGGGCAGATAGGCGAAGCAGCGCCGGGTGCCCGGGAACTGGCGCAGCAGCACCAGGGCGACCCCGGTCAGCCCGGCCGGGCCCGCCGCCGGATCCGGCCCCCAGCCCAGCAGCAGGGACCGCCAGCCCTCCTTGACCTCGGCCCAGGAAGGGCACTGGAGGAAACCGGCGCCAAGCGCCACACCGCGGGCGGAGCCGAGGAACGCGCGATACGTGACCGCGTCGAGGGGCGCGAGCCGGATACGCGGGCCGGTGGAGTCCTCTCGTCCGTCCCGGCCTGTCACAAGAAGTGCTGACACGGTGTGAGCCGCCTTCCGATCGTGGTCCTGGTGCCCGCCGGACGACGGGGACGGCAGGATGCTCACAGCGGCCCATGACCGCACCGCGCGAGGAATGTGACAGAACGATGACCGTTCCTCACCAGAGGCCGTTACATCGGGGTTAGGGCGTTCACCTGCCGGTTTTCGGCATTAGGGTCAGGGATGTCCCCATGGAACGTTTGAGCGGTGGACGGGTGTTGCGTTCGAACGCGCTGTGCCCCCGCCGCCTCGACACCGGACGGACACCACCGACAACCGCCGAATCCCGGATTCGCCGAACCCGCCGGACCCTGCCGGCGGGCTCGAATCCCCGCTCCCCACGGAGGATCCGTTGCGCCCGATATCCGCGCGCCCCGCTCGTCACCCGGCCACACGCCTCGCGGTGGCGGCCGCCGTGCTCGCTCCCCTCGCCCTCGCCGGCTGCTCCTCCGACGGTTCGGGCGGCGACGGCAAGGCGGGCTCGGCCAAGGCGGCGGACAAGCCGGCGACGGTGGCGGTGACCCCGAGCGGCAGCGGCGTCAAGGCCGGTCAGCCCATCAAGGTGACCGCCCAGGGCGGCAAACTGACCTCCGTACAGGTCACCGACGGCGACGGCGGTGCCGTCACCGGCAAACTGTCGGCGAACGACACGCTCTGGACCTCGGACCGCAAGGCGGGAGCGGGAGCCTCCTACCGGATCACCGCGGCCACCAGGACCGAGAGCGGCACCGCAGGCAGCACGAACGCCGCCTTCACCACCGCCAAGGCCGAGAAGAAGAACCTGGTCACCTGGTGGCCCGGCAAGAACACCACCGTCGGCATCGGCCAGCCGATCTCCCTCGTCTTCGACTACCCCGTCGGGACCGAGAGCCGCGCCGAGGTGGAAAAGGCCCTCAAGGTCACCACCTCCAACAACACCGTGGGGTCCTGGGGCTGGCTGAAGCACTACGACGGCAAGGACCGCATCGACTGGCGGCCCAAGGAGTACTGGAAGCCGGGCACCCAGGTCACCGTCGACGCCCCGCTGAACGGCATCGCCACGTCCAAGGAGCGGATGTTCGCCCGCGACTACGCGACGAAGTTCACCATCGGCGCCCAGGAGGTCGTCAAGGTCGACCTCGACCGGAAGAAGCTCGTCCTGGAACGGAACGGCAGCCCCGTCCGTACCATCCCGGTCTCCGGCGGCACACCCGGCGGCGACAAGCGGTCCTGGGGCGGGACCACGGTGCTCATCTCCAAGGAGGGCACCATCAACATGAACTCCGAGACCGTGGGCCTGGGCGACGCCTACAACAAGATGGTCGACTACTCGATGCGGCTGACCTGGTCGGGGATGTACGTCCACGCCGCGCCGTGGAACGCCGCGTACTTCGGCAGGGCCAACAAGAGCTCCGGCTGCATCGGCATGAGCACCGCCGAGGCCTCCTCCTTCTACAAGGACATCAAGGTCGGCACGCCGTTCGAGACCACCGGCAAGGACCACAAGGGCATCCCGGTCCAGGGCAACGGCTTCAGCAACTGGAACGAGACCTGGGAGCAGTGGCAGAAGCGCAGCGCCCTGAGCTGACCCGCCCCACGGCACAACACCGCACCGGCGGGCGCTCTCGCCCGCCGGTGCGGTGTTTCCCTACCCTGCTTCAGTCGCCGTTCATCACGGCCGCCATCCGCAGATGCGGGGCCGCCTCAGCCGTCCGTCCCTGCCGCTCCAGGGTCCGCCCCAGCATCAGCCGGGCGTAGTACTCGGAGGGGTTCTGCTCCAGGACGGCCCGCAGCTCGGTCTCGGCCGGCCCCAGCCGGGCGGAGTGGTAGTACGCCCGGGCGAGCAGCAGACGCGCCGCCAGCTGCTCCGGCGCCTCCTCGACGAGTCCGTGCAGGATCCGCGCGGCGGTCAGGTATTCCTTGCTGTCGAAGAACATCTGCGCCCGGTCCCACCGCTCGGCGGGGGTGCCGAACTCGTAGTACGTCTCGCTCACGGCTTTCCTCTCTCGGGTGGTTTCGGGCGGCTCCGGCGCCGCTGTCCCTGCCAACCCGAGCAGCTCGTTCAATATTCCACCAGATGGTTCCGGGTGCGGCCGCTCCGGCATCCGGCCGGTCGGCAAGGCGTGGGGGCTGCCCGGTGCGCCCCCGCGGGAATAGGTTGAGCGTCATGAGCAATCTCGATCGTCAGGCCGCCCTCTCCGTCTGCGGCGGTCGTGGATTCGTCGTCGCCGAGCCGGTACGCGAACTCCTCAGCCCCCGTACGGTCCGGCTCGGGGAGTCCACGGAGGTCCGCAGGCTGCTGCCCAACCTGGGCCGCCGCATGGTGGGCGCCTGGGCCTTCGTCGACCACTACGGCCCCGACGACATCGCCGACGAGCCCGGTATGCAGGTACCGCCCCACCCCCATATGGGCCTCCAGACCGTGAGCTGGCTCCACGAGGGCGAGGTGCTGCACCGCGACAGCACCGGCAGCCTCGCCACCATCCGCCCCCGTGAACTGGGCCTGATGACCTCCGGCCGGGCGATCAGCCACTCCGAGGAGACCCCCCGCTCCCACGCCCGCTATCTCCACGGCGCCCAGCTCTGGGTCGCGCTCCCGGACGCCCACCGCCAGGTGGACCCCCAGTTCGAACACCACCCCGACCTGCCCGCCGTCACCGCCCCCGGTCTGACCGCCACGGTGATCCTGGGCAGCCTCGACGGCGCCACCTCACCGGGCACCGCCTACACCCCCATCGTCGGCGCCGACCTCACGCTCAGTGACGGCGCGGATGTGCGCCTCCCCCTCGACCGTGACTTCGAGTACGCGGTCCTGGCGATGTCGGGAGAGGCCGTGGTCGACGGCGTTCCCGTCCTCCCCGGCTCCATGCTCTACCTCGGCTGCGGCCGGACCGAGCTCGCCCTGCGCGCCGAGTCCGACGCCGCTCTGATGCTCCTCGGCGGGGAGCCCTTCGAGGAGGAGCTGATCATGTTCTGGAACTGGATCGGCCGCTCGCAGGAGGAGATCGCCGAGGCCCGCCGGGACTGGATGGAAGGCACACGCTTCGGCGAGGTAAAGGGTTACGACGGCGATCCCCTGCCTGCCCCCGAACTCCCCCCGGGGCCGCTGAAGGCGCGCGGACGCGTACGCTGAAATGGGCTTCTGTGTCGGCGGGCGGACTGGAACCCTGTGACTCGGGCGGCTCCTCGGAAAGACCGGCAGCGGGCGGAGCGTCCTCTCCCCAGAGGGGCGAACGAAGGTCGTTCTCTACCAACCCGACTACTTCACCAGCACCGGATCGCCGGGACACCGTCGTACGCGCCCCATCTGGTAACCGAGCATCCGGGCCCGGTGCCCAGACGGGAGTCCGCGTCCGACAGCGGCGGTAATGGTGCCCCTGTCGAGCCGGGGCCTGTGCCGGACGGCCGGTACGGCTCCCGTGGTCCGGATTCGTGTGAGGGCGTGAGTCGTCGCGGGTCAGGCGGGGGTGAGGTGGAAGGTGTCG
Encoded proteins:
- a CDS encoding pirin family protein — encoded protein: MSNLDRQAALSVCGGRGFVVAEPVRELLSPRTVRLGESTEVRRLLPNLGRRMVGAWAFVDHYGPDDIADEPGMQVPPHPHMGLQTVSWLHEGEVLHRDSTGSLATIRPRELGLMTSGRAISHSEETPRSHARYLHGAQLWVALPDAHRQVDPQFEHHPDLPAVTAPGLTATVILGSLDGATSPGTAYTPIVGADLTLSDGADVRLPLDRDFEYAVLAMSGEAVVDGVPVLPGSMLYLGCGRTELALRAESDAALMLLGGEPFEEELIMFWNWIGRSQEEIAEARRDWMEGTRFGEVKGYDGDPLPAPELPPGPLKARGRVR